In Anaerolineales bacterium, a genomic segment contains:
- a CDS encoding NAD-binding protein, translating into MRVGYIGLGLMGAPMVRNLLKAGFEVVVHNRSRAIVNELVAAGAAEAHSPAELAAQVDIVCTNLPDSPDVEAVVLGEGGIITAARPGMIVMDNSTIKPETARHIAAALAARGVDALDAPVSGGQLGAVNGTLVFMVGGTEGAFQQTIPLFEAMGKSWTLVGGAGAGQIAKACNQIMVAAQMVAMGELLVLAEKAGVDPFRVVEAIKGGAAQCWTLDVKPQRLQEGNREPGFKARMQLKDLRIIGETAAAYDVPLPLSAVTQDLFQAMIEAGEGELDNSAVLSVLERRAGVRVGK; encoded by the coding sequence ATGCGTGTGGGTTATATTGGTTTGGGGTTGATGGGTGCGCCAATGGTGCGCAATCTCTTAAAAGCGGGCTTTGAGGTAGTTGTTCACAACCGCAGCCGAGCCATTGTGAACGAGCTTGTGGCAGCGGGGGCAGCCGAAGCCCATTCCCCCGCCGAGCTTGCCGCGCAGGTGGATATTGTCTGCACAAATTTGCCCGATTCGCCCGACGTGGAAGCCGTTGTGTTGGGCGAAGGGGGAATCATCACGGCGGCACGTCCGGGGATGATCGTCATGGATAACAGCACGATCAAGCCGGAAACAGCGCGACACATTGCGGCGGCGTTGGCAGCACGCGGCGTTGATGCCCTTGATGCGCCCGTGAGCGGCGGTCAGCTTGGGGCGGTGAATGGGACGCTCGTCTTTATGGTGGGCGGCACAGAGGGGGCGTTTCAGCAAACGATTCCGCTCTTTGAGGCGATGGGCAAAAGCTGGACATTGGTCGGCGGGGCGGGGGCGGGGCAGATTGCCAAAGCCTGTAACCAGATTATGGTTGCCGCCCAGATGGTGGCAATGGGTGAACTGCTCGTTCTTGCCGAAAAAGCGGGCGTCGATCCCTTCCGCGTGGTGGAGGCGATCAAAGGTGGCGCGGCGCAGTGTTGGACGCTGGATGTCAAGCCGCAGCGCTTGCAAGAGGGCAACCGTGAGCCGGGCTTTAAGGCACGGATGCAGTTGAAAGATTTGCGGATTATTGGCGAGACGGCAGCCGCTTACGATGTCCCGCTGCCGCTGAGCGCCGTAACCCAAGACCTTTTTCAGGCGATGATTGAGGCGGGCGAAGGGGAACTCGATAATTCCGCTGTGCTAAGTGTCTTAGAGCGCCGCGCTGGAGTGCGGGTGGGGAAGTAA
- a CDS encoding aldo/keto reductase, with amino-acid sequence MTWGDAKGLSRFHPAKTAYGGAHGAEEEKRAFELSLAAGVNLFDTAAMYSGGASERRIGELVRGQDALIASKFPAGFSFRAEGFPSALEASLAHLGRETIDLYQHHFPMRSVSIPDLMNHMADAVEAGKIRAVGVSNYSAQQMREAHAALAKRGIPLASNQVEYSLLHRQPETNGILDACRELGITLIAYSPLAGGRLTGKYSAQKRAGGFFRRVLPQYSRRALDAIQPLIQLLRDIGERYGKTPSQIALRWLVENPLVLPIPGAKNGKQAMENAETLKFSLTAEEVAALSQASLPKRG; translated from the coding sequence ATGACCTGGGGGGACGCCAAAGGGCTTTCCCGTTTTCACCCCGCCAAGACCGCTTATGGCGGCGCACACGGCGCTGAGGAGGAAAAGCGTGCCTTCGAGTTAAGCCTAGCGGCGGGCGTCAATTTGTTTGATACGGCTGCCATGTACAGCGGCGGCGCATCGGAGCGTCGCATAGGAGAATTGGTACGCGGACAAGATGCGCTGATCGCCTCCAAGTTTCCAGCGGGGTTTTCGTTCCGCGCCGAAGGGTTTCCAAGCGCATTAGAGGCAAGTCTTGCCCATCTGGGACGAGAGACGATTGACCTCTACCAGCATCACTTTCCGATGCGGAGCGTGTCCATTCCAGACTTGATGAATCACATGGCGGATGCAGTTGAAGCGGGCAAAATCCGGGCAGTGGGCGTCAGTAACTATTCCGCCCAACAAATGCGGGAAGCGCACGCGGCGCTTGCCAAACGGGGTATTCCGCTGGCATCGAATCAGGTTGAATATTCGCTCCTTCACCGCCAACCAGAGACGAATGGGATTCTAGATGCCTGTCGGGAGTTGGGGATCACCCTTATCGCATATTCGCCATTGGCGGGCGGCAGGTTAACCGGTAAGTATTCGGCGCAAAAGCGGGCGGGGGGCTTCTTCCGGCGCGTTCTGCCCCAATACAGCCGCCGCGCATTGGATGCCATACAACCCTTGATACAGCTTCTGCGTGACATTGGGGAGCGCTATGGAAAGACCCCTAGCCAAATCGCTTTGCGCTGGCTGGTAGAAAACCCGCTCGTCCTTCCTATTCCGGGCGCAAAGAATGGCAAACAGGCGATGGAGAACGCCGAGACCTTGAAATTCTCGTTGACCGCTGAGGAAGTGGCAGCGCTTAGCCAAGCGTCGCTGCCCAAGCGGGGCTAA
- a CDS encoding 8-oxoguanine deaminase, with the protein MPKLFLKNALLLATFDDAEREIPDGALILRDHLIEAVGTTADLIPLAHDADQVIDLRDHVVLPGLVNTHHHMYQSLTRVTAQNAELFDWLRTLYPMWARLTPPMITTSALVAMAELILSGCTTTTDHLYIYPNGVRLDDAIQAAQQIGIRFHPTRGSMSVGESQGGLPPDRVVEAEPAILRETQRLIETYHDADPFAMLKIAVAPCSPFTVSEGLMREAAVLARSYGVRLHTHLAETVGDVAYSLERFGKDPAHYAESLGWVGEDVWHAHCVCLSTEGIALFGQTGTGVAHCPGSNLRLASGIAPIRAMLKAGVRVGLGVDGSASNDAAHLINEARLAMLVARVKETPGDPAALSARNALRIATRGGAAALGYTKIGQLAPGMAADVVAFDLNQIGYTGALHDPLAALVFCAPTQVSYSLIHGRVIVAKGVLTTLDLPPIIEAHQAFARQLARGE; encoded by the coding sequence ATGCCCAAACTTTTCCTAAAAAACGCCCTCCTCCTCGCCACTTTTGACGATGCCGAACGGGAAATCCCTGATGGGGCGCTCATCCTCCGCGATCACCTCATTGAGGCGGTGGGAACAACAGCCGACTTGATCCCGCTTGCCCATGATGCCGATCAGGTCATTGATCTTCGTGATCATGTTGTCTTGCCCGGATTGGTGAACACCCACCACCACATGTACCAAAGCCTGACGCGAGTCACTGCCCAAAACGCCGAACTGTTTGATTGGCTACGGACGCTCTACCCCATGTGGGCGCGGCTCACTCCCCCCATGATCACCACCTCGGCGCTGGTGGCAATGGCGGAATTGATCCTTTCTGGCTGCACCACAACAACCGATCACCTTTACATTTACCCCAACGGTGTCCGCTTGGATGATGCGATTCAAGCGGCGCAGCAGATTGGTATCCGCTTTCACCCCACACGCGGCAGCATGAGCGTTGGCGAGAGTCAAGGCGGGCTACCACCGGATCGCGTTGTCGAAGCTGAGCCAGCCATTCTGCGCGAAACACAACGGCTGATCGAGACCTACCACGATGCCGATCCCTTTGCCATGCTGAAGATCGCCGTCGCCCCTTGTTCGCCGTTCACCGTCAGCGAAGGCTTGATGCGCGAGGCAGCAGTGCTGGCGCGGAGCTATGGCGTCCGCCTGCACACCCACCTTGCCGAGACGGTGGGCGATGTTGCCTATAGTCTTGAACGGTTCGGGAAAGACCCTGCCCACTATGCCGAATCGTTGGGGTGGGTGGGGGAGGATGTGTGGCACGCTCATTGTGTATGCCTCTCTACGGAGGGGATTGCTCTCTTTGGACAGACGGGGACGGGTGTTGCCCACTGTCCGGGGAGCAACCTTCGCTTGGCGTCGGGGATCGCGCCGATTCGGGCGATGCTTAAGGCGGGCGTGCGCGTCGGCTTGGGGGTGGATGGCTCTGCCTCGAACGACGCCGCCCACCTGATCAACGAGGCACGGCTGGCGATGCTTGTGGCGCGGGTCAAAGAGACCCCGGGTGATCCAGCCGCGCTGAGCGCACGGAACGCCCTGCGAATTGCCACGCGGGGTGGGGCGGCAGCGCTTGGCTATACGAAGATTGGGCAGCTTGCCCCCGGCATGGCGGCGGATGTCGTCGCCTTTGACCTCAACCAGATCGGCTATACGGGGGCGCTTCACGATCCGCTGGCAGCGCTTGTTTTTTGCGCCCCAACACAGGTTAGCTACAGCCTGATTCACGGGCGGGTGATCGTGGCAAAGGGCGTCCTCACGACGCTTGATCTGCCACCCATCATTGAGGCACATCAGGCATTTGCGCGGCAACTAGCACGCGGCGAATAG
- a CDS encoding Stp1/IreP family PP2C-type Ser/Thr phosphatase → MQRHPTTGEPLICLRCNTLNSADAHVCEACGAPLIIPDDDFGIMARAGAHTTVGQVRTNNEDNVGVFAYNGVVIGLVADGMGGAAAGEVASQLTVDAVRTFFHQESDGEENSAVDLQALPEDELHTKLRDAILLANRSVFEAQKDTAKKGMGTTSTVALVRGNRVLLAHVGDSRAYLVAHIDGTIAQVTVDHSFVEALVASGHITRAQAKHHPMGHVLYRALGQGLDVDIDLYARTIRPGDRLVLCSDGLTRHISPEEIAEIVLQTPDPDEASRELITLVNARGAEDNATVVVIAVQPTDLPA, encoded by the coding sequence GTGCAGCGACATCCCACAACCGGCGAACCCTTGATCTGTTTGCGCTGCAATACCTTAAACAGTGCCGATGCGCATGTCTGTGAAGCATGTGGCGCACCGTTGATCATCCCCGATGACGATTTTGGGATCATGGCGCGGGCGGGCGCTCACACAACGGTGGGGCAAGTGCGCACGAACAACGAGGACAACGTAGGGGTTTTTGCCTACAATGGCGTGGTTATTGGCTTGGTGGCGGATGGGATGGGCGGGGCGGCGGCGGGAGAGGTTGCCAGCCAACTGACCGTTGATGCCGTGCGCACCTTCTTTCATCAGGAGTCCGATGGGGAGGAAAACAGCGCCGTTGATCTTCAGGCGCTTCCCGAAGATGAACTACACACGAAGCTGCGCGATGCCATTTTGTTGGCGAATCGCTCTGTCTTTGAGGCGCAAAAAGACACCGCCAAAAAAGGGATGGGGACAACCTCAACGGTTGCCCTTGTGCGGGGAAACCGCGTCCTTCTTGCCCATGTGGGGGACAGCCGCGCCTACCTTGTTGCTCATATCGACGGGACGATTGCCCAAGTAACCGTCGATCACTCCTTTGTCGAAGCGCTGGTTGCCTCAGGACACATCACCCGCGCCCAAGCGAAACATCACCCGATGGGACATGTTTTGTATCGGGCGTTGGGGCAGGGTTTGGATGTTGATATTGATCTCTATGCCCGCACGATTCGCCCCGGAGATCGCCTCGTCCTCTGTTCGGATGGGCTAACCCGCCATATCTCACCCGAAGAAATTGCCGAGATCGTCTTGCAAACGCCTGACCCCGACGAAGCAAGCCGTGAGTTGATCACTCTTGTCAATGCACGCGGGGCGGAAGACAATGCAACGGTGGTTGTCATCGCCGTGCAGCCCACTGATCTCCCCGCCTAG
- a CDS encoding NAD(P)-binding domain-containing protein: MKIAVLGTGMVGRAISAKLTECGHEVMLGTREVSKTLAHNEPDGMGNPPFHVWYEQHSQIKLGTFAEAGAFGELLFNCTAGGVSLEVLKAVGESNLNGKILIDIANTLDFSRGMPPTLSVANTDSLAEQIQRAYPQLKVVKSLNTMNAYLMVNPALLPAEHDVFVSGNDAEAKAQVAAFLKDNFGWKSVIDLGDIQTARGAEMMLPIWLSLFGALQTPMFNFKVVR; this comes from the coding sequence ATGAAAATCGCAGTTCTTGGCACAGGGATGGTCGGACGGGCAATCAGCGCAAAACTGACCGAATGTGGGCATGAGGTGATGTTAGGCACTCGTGAGGTCAGCAAGACGTTGGCTCACAACGAGCCAGACGGGATGGGCAATCCACCCTTTCACGTGTGGTATGAGCAGCACTCGCAGATCAAACTGGGAACGTTTGCCGAGGCGGGCGCTTTTGGGGAGCTTCTTTTCAACTGTACCGCAGGCGGCGTTTCTCTTGAGGTGCTGAAGGCGGTGGGCGAAAGCAACCTGAATGGTAAAATTCTGATTGACATTGCCAACACGCTTGATTTCTCGCGGGGGATGCCCCCCACGCTCTCCGTTGCCAACACGGATTCCCTTGCCGAACAAATTCAACGCGCCTACCCGCAGCTTAAGGTGGTGAAATCGCTCAACACGATGAATGCCTATCTGATGGTCAACCCGGCGCTTTTGCCAGCCGAGCATGATGTGTTCGTCAGCGGAAACGACGCCGAGGCAAAAGCGCAGGTGGCGGCATTTCTCAAGGACAATTTCGGTTGGAAATCCGTCATTGATTTGGGGGATATTCAGACAGCACGCGGTGCGGAGATGATGCTGCCGATTTGGTTGAGTCTCTTTGGTGCGCTGCAAACGCCCATGTTTAACTTCAAGGTTGTGCGGTAG
- a CDS encoding phosphoglycerate dehydrogenase → MQHTIVVATALTETALDALDKAKNIEAQIVAPERNRVLRALPTADALITRDEMIIDAEVIDAGKRLKVIGRAGVGLTGIDVEAATARGVIVMNTPGANAISTAEYTFALMLALCRQVIPAHQEVARSVWARQAHLGSELYGKTLGLVGLGRVGKHVAARAVAFGMNVLAFDPYIAEAQITDPRLKLVGLDEVLSRSDWISLHCAVTPETYHLLNEETLRMVKSGARIINAAHGSILDEKALAAALKSGHVAGAAVDVFAHEPPTDSPLIGLPHVIHTPHMGDSTVEAQHDLSMQIVRQVIDALNGTDYRNAVNMPFIPGRDFEGVAPYLILAERIGTLHHHLAKGRIRRVAVEYKGDEIEGLVKPLTVALLKGLLSPVLGDAVNYINAPLVAMERGIHVTQTKGLDVMDYTNLVSCQTHWEGSGQQVISGALFNRREPHIVQINSYRSDFIPSGVLLIFGGYDRPGVIGRIGTHVAELGINIADWRTGRAEKGGQTLTVLTLDQPFSEAQLDDFRKLDGVRHAHQMIL, encoded by the coding sequence ATGCAGCATACCATTGTGGTGGCAACGGCGCTGACGGAAACTGCCCTCGATGCCCTGGACAAGGCAAAAAATATTGAGGCACAGATCGTTGCCCCCGAACGAAATCGTGTTTTGCGGGCGCTTCCAACGGCAGATGCGCTGATCACCCGCGACGAGATGATCATTGACGCCGAAGTGATCGACGCTGGAAAACGCTTGAAGGTGATTGGGCGGGCGGGTGTTGGCTTGACCGGAATCGACGTGGAGGCGGCGACGGCGCGGGGGGTGATCGTGATGAATACCCCCGGCGCAAACGCCATCTCCACCGCCGAATACACCTTTGCCCTCATGTTGGCGCTTTGCCGACAGGTTATCCCCGCCCATCAGGAAGTTGCCCGCAGCGTCTGGGCGCGGCAGGCGCATCTCGGCAGCGAACTGTATGGAAAAACGTTGGGGCTGGTTGGCTTAGGGCGTGTGGGGAAACACGTGGCGGCGCGGGCGGTGGCGTTTGGGATGAACGTCCTCGCCTTCGACCCCTACATTGCCGAGGCGCAAATCACCGACCCGCGCCTGAAACTCGTTGGGCTGGATGAAGTCCTCTCCCGCAGCGATTGGATTTCGCTTCACTGCGCCGTCACCCCAGAGACCTATCACCTTCTAAATGAAGAAACGCTGCGCATGGTCAAGTCCGGGGCGCGGATCATCAACGCCGCGCATGGCAGCATCCTTGACGAGAAGGCATTGGCGGCGGCGCTCAAGAGTGGGCATGTGGCGGGGGCGGCGGTGGATGTCTTTGCCCATGAGCCGCCGACTGATTCCCCCCTCATCGGCTTGCCCCATGTCATTCACACTCCCCATATGGGGGATTCCACCGTCGAGGCACAGCACGATCTCAGTATGCAGATCGTCCGCCAAGTGATCGATGCCCTAAACGGCACGGATTACCGAAACGCGGTGAACATGCCCTTCATCCCCGGACGGGATTTTGAGGGCGTTGCCCCCTATCTGATTTTGGCAGAGCGCATCGGGACACTTCACCATCACCTTGCCAAAGGGCGCATCCGGCGCGTGGCGGTGGAATACAAAGGGGATGAGATTGAGGGGCTGGTGAAGCCGCTCACCGTCGCCTTGCTAAAGGGCTTGCTCTCCCCTGTCTTAGGCGACGCTGTAAATTACATCAATGCCCCCCTTGTGGCGATGGAACGCGGGATTCATGTCACCCAAACAAAGGGCTTGGATGTGATGGATTACACGAATCTGGTGAGTTGTCAAACGCATTGGGAAGGGAGCGGGCAGCAGGTGATCAGTGGGGCGCTGTTCAACCGCCGTGAGCCACACATCGTCCAGATCAACAGCTACCGTTCCGATTTTATCCCCTCTGGGGTGCTGCTCATTTTCGGGGGGTATGACCGCCCAGGCGTGATTGGGCGGATTGGCACGCATGTTGCCGAATTGGGCATTAATATTGCCGATTGGCGCACGGGGCGTGCCGAAAAGGGCGGGCAAACACTGACCGTCTTGACTCTTGATCAACCTTTTAGCGAAGCGCAGTTGGACGATTTTCGCAAACTGGATGGTGTCCGCCACGCCCATCAGATGATCTTATAG
- a CDS encoding response regulator, whose protein sequence is MTTWIVVEDEPDIYDVLLAMFDLWGIEGIAFVDGGEAVAWIDDVDRGTVTGELPELALLDIRVPDVPGPEVGARIRRSPRLGQIAVVLITAHRLNRDQEEEVKAVSQADALLYKPLPAMPELRKILDTIILKRKTPPAGAGLSVPTTNNTAAAATSKAPTAPTLGQPAAPPLESAADTAKDGTKAGTSSPTTSAAPSTPIKPEGGTPTPRSSS, encoded by the coding sequence TTGACAACGTGGATCGTGGTCGAAGACGAACCCGATATTTACGATGTGCTGTTGGCAATGTTCGATCTTTGGGGGATCGAGGGCATTGCTTTTGTCGATGGCGGCGAAGCCGTCGCTTGGATCGATGATGTAGATCGGGGAACGGTGACGGGGGAACTTCCCGAATTAGCGCTGTTGGATATTCGCGTTCCCGATGTGCCGGGACCGGAAGTAGGGGCGCGGATTCGCCGCAGTCCACGTCTGGGGCAGATCGCCGTTGTGCTGATCACCGCCCACCGCCTCAACCGTGATCAAGAAGAAGAAGTCAAAGCGGTTTCGCAAGCCGATGCGCTGCTCTATAAACCGCTCCCCGCCATGCCGGAACTACGTAAAATTCTTGATACCATTATCCTGAAACGAAAAACACCGCCAGCGGGGGCAGGACTGTCTGTACCAACGACGAACAACACTGCCGCTGCTGCCACCAGCAAAGCGCCCACCGCCCCCACCCTGGGACAACCCGCCGCGCCGCCATTAGAGAGCGCCGCAGACACGGCGAAAGACGGGACAAAGGCCGGAACGTCTTCCCCGACAACCTCGGCTGCACCATCAACACCGATCAAGCCAGAGGGGGGGACGCCCACCCCACGTTCATCGTCCTAA
- a CDS encoding adenylosuccinate synthetase: MTFHPDLDALFSRIYEQNDLDGLDRPLAVDPLRQPARGARPNSVAIGGGAFGDEGKGRIVDVLCSRFAAAGQTPILVYRWNGGANAGHTVVVGRQKIALHQLPSGALHPGAVGLLGKGMVIHPADLVAELESLRDHPPQIKIDEMAVLALDTHRAYEVALKTTEQGGQGATGRGISPAYADVLYRHAMRMRDLASEDWEVRLGHHYDLYAALLGGLDHELATVNVPALHRAPLPVGARAEFLARLAPYRAQLLPYIDAYGGDDALDVAAWWRGDAPVIFEGAQAVGLDSRFGVYPDITASDPTFGGITGSTEGIVLPHEIAVRAAVIKATYTSSVGTRRLPTMMEAGLAGRIRDDAHEYGATTRRPRDIAHIDLPCLRFFMRVGGASHLILTHLDIAYPELPIKVCTHYLDKQGRRVGYRPDQSYLDGVTPIYRELPSWAGSAVAGVKRLDGLPKAAMQYIAFLCGALAVQPLMVTTGAERDALITWF; encoded by the coding sequence CCCTAGCCGTTGATCCCCTTCGCCAGCCAGCGAGGGGGGCGCGTCCGAACAGCGTTGCCATTGGCGGCGGCGCGTTTGGCGATGAAGGCAAGGGGCGCATTGTCGATGTTCTGTGTTCGCGTTTTGCCGCAGCAGGACAAACCCCCATCCTCGTTTACCGTTGGAACGGCGGGGCAAACGCTGGACATACAGTGGTTGTTGGCAGGCAGAAGATCGCCCTTCATCAGTTGCCTTCCGGGGCGCTTCATCCGGGCGCGGTAGGTTTGTTGGGCAAAGGGATGGTGATCCACCCCGCCGATCTCGTGGCGGAATTAGAGTCCCTCCGCGATCACCCCCCACAGATCAAAATTGATGAGATGGCGGTTTTGGCGCTGGACACCCACCGCGCCTATGAGGTGGCGCTCAAGACGACGGAACAGGGCGGGCAGGGGGCAACAGGACGGGGCATATCGCCCGCCTATGCTGATGTGTTGTACCGCCACGCCATGCGTATGCGTGATCTCGCCAGTGAGGACTGGGAGGTACGCTTAGGGCATCATTATGATCTCTATGCAGCACTTTTGGGGGGGCTGGATCACGAACTGGCAACGGTCAATGTGCCGGCGCTCCACCGCGCTCCACTTCCTGTCGGAGCGCGGGCGGAGTTCCTCGCCCGTTTAGCCCCCTATCGGGCGCAGCTTCTGCCCTATATTGATGCGTATGGGGGTGACGATGCCCTTGATGTGGCAGCGTGGTGGAGGGGTGATGCGCCGGTGATCTTTGAAGGGGCGCAGGCGGTGGGTCTTGATTCCCGTTTTGGCGTCTACCCAGACATCACCGCCAGCGATCCAACCTTTGGGGGAATCACGGGGAGTACGGAAGGAATCGTATTGCCACACGAGATCGCCGTGCGGGCAGCGGTGATCAAGGCAACCTATACCTCGAGTGTGGGAACGCGCCGCTTGCCCACGATGATGGAGGCGGGCTTGGCGGGGCGCATCCGTGACGACGCCCATGAATATGGGGCAACCACCCGCCGCCCCCGCGATATTGCCCATATCGATTTGCCCTGCTTGCGCTTTTTCATGCGTGTTGGCGGGGCAAGCCACCTAATTCTCACTCATTTGGACATCGCCTATCCAGAGCTACCGATTAAAGTCTGCACCCACTACCTTGATAAACAGGGAAGGCGTGTTGGCTACCGTCCCGATCAGTCCTACCTTGATGGGGTGACGCCCATCTACCGCGAACTACCCTCATGGGCGGGAAGTGCCGTTGCGGGCGTAAAGCGCCTTGATGGGCTGCCTAAAGCCGCCATGCAGTATATTGCCTTCCTGTGCGGGGCGTTAGCCGTCCAACCGCTTATGGTGACGACGGGGGCGGAGCGGGACGCCCTGATCACATGGTTCTAG
- a CDS encoding pyridoxamine 5'-phosphate oxidase, producing MSWHRLAIADPELAAFGKERLHDRGAYLATIRKDGSPRLHPVRPIVSDKHLFVFMGSTSPKQHDMVRDGRYVLHGTITNPDGGPWEFYEFYVEGRGILVNDPAMYQIANAATAYPRNETFILFELHVEGAFSTVYGIDGHPIRRRWRTP from the coding sequence ATGAGTTGGCACCGATTAGCTATAGCTGATCCTGAATTAGCAGCCTTTGGCAAAGAACGGTTACATGACCGGGGTGCTTATCTTGCCACGATTCGCAAGGACGGCTCACCGCGCTTACATCCGGTCAGACCAATTGTTAGCGACAAGCATCTTTTCGTCTTCATGGGATCGACCTCACCCAAACAGCACGATATGGTTCGAGACGGGCGGTATGTTCTGCACGGCACAATTACCAACCCCGATGGGGGGCCGTGGGAATTCTACGAGTTCTATGTCGAGGGTCGGGGAATACTCGTAAATGACCCCGCCATGTATCAGATAGCCAATGCCGCCACCGCCTACCCCCGTAACGAGACGTTCATTCTTTTCGAATTACATGTTGAGGGTGCATTTTCAACTGTATACGGAATTGATGGGCATCCAATACGACGACGCTGGCGCACTCCATGA
- a CDS encoding TetR/AcrR family transcriptional regulator gives MGTKGEGKKSARELILESAAALFFRDGFRAVGVDTIIERSNVAKMTLYRHFPSKDDLIVAYLKQTDELFWVWFEESAAKGGDDPREQLIAFFKALEKLVTSPQCYGCPFLNAAVDFPNESHPGHQVALEHKGVVRTRFADLARGAGARAPETLGDQLLLLMDGAFMAVRMFGANNPAAHVAEAAAALIAAQLTE, from the coding sequence ATGGGTACAAAGGGTGAGGGGAAGAAGTCCGCACGCGAATTGATCTTGGAAAGTGCCGCCGCCCTCTTTTTTCGGGATGGCTTTCGGGCAGTAGGAGTCGATACGATCATTGAGCGTTCCAACGTCGCTAAAATGACCTTGTATCGCCACTTCCCCTCCAAAGATGATTTGATCGTTGCCTATCTGAAGCAAACCGACGAATTATTCTGGGTGTGGTTTGAGGAATCGGCGGCGAAGGGGGGCGACGACCCGCGTGAACAGTTGATCGCCTTCTTCAAGGCACTGGAAAAACTGGTGACAAGTCCGCAGTGTTATGGCTGTCCCTTCTTGAATGCCGCTGTTGATTTTCCCAACGAGAGCCATCCGGGGCATCAAGTGGCGCTGGAACACAAGGGCGTTGTGCGTACTCGGTTCGCTGATCTGGCGCGGGGGGCGGGCGCTCGTGCGCCAGAGACGTTAGGTGACCAACTGCTGCTGCTGATGGACGGGGCGTTCATGGCGGTGCGCATGTTTGGGGCGAATAACCCCGCTGCGCATGTCGCTGAGGCAGCGGCAGCGCTCATTGCCGCTCAGCTAACGGAATAA
- a CDS encoding LLM class F420-dependent oxidoreductase, giving the protein MKIGLQVVRFDWQGSPQNIGARLAEIARTADEVGFASLWVMDHFFQIDGGGMGHAEDPMLEGYATLSFLAGVTKQVRLGTMVTGVNYRQPGFLVKQVSTLDVLSGGRAWLGIGAGWYEREAVGLGLPFPPLKERFERLEETLQIAKQMWSGDVSPYNGVHYQLAEPINTPQPLTKPHPPILIGSSGEKKGLRLVAQYADACNLFAFGDSQALVQKLDVLKRHCDEVGRNYEDIERTVLTSFNAGEGGTDVASVIEKCRGLAAIGIQHVIFSGVSNVHNLTPLELIGREIIPAVAEFR; this is encoded by the coding sequence ATGAAAATCGGGTTACAGGTCGTTCGCTTTGATTGGCAAGGCAGCCCGCAAAATATTGGCGCACGTTTGGCTGAAATCGCCCGCACCGCTGATGAAGTGGGGTTTGCCAGCCTGTGGGTGATGGATCACTTTTTCCAAATTGACGGCGGGGGTATGGGTCACGCCGAAGACCCGATGCTAGAAGGCTATGCCACCCTCAGTTTTCTGGCGGGGGTGACAAAGCAGGTACGGCTTGGCACGATGGTGACAGGCGTCAATTACCGTCAGCCGGGCTTTTTAGTCAAGCAGGTCTCCACCCTTGATGTCCTTTCCGGTGGACGCGCTTGGCTAGGTATTGGGGCAGGCTGGTATGAGCGTGAAGCAGTGGGGCTTGGGCTGCCCTTCCCGCCTTTGAAAGAACGGTTTGAGCGTCTGGAAGAAACCCTTCAGATTGCTAAACAGATGTGGTCGGGCGATGTGTCCCCATACAACGGAGTGCATTATCAGCTTGCCGAACCGATCAACACCCCCCAACCCCTGACAAAACCCCACCCCCCTATTTTGATTGGGAGTTCAGGCGAAAAGAAAGGGCTGCGCTTGGTCGCCCAGTACGCTGATGCCTGTAATCTGTTTGCCTTTGGCGATAGCCAAGCCCTCGTCCAAAAACTGGATGTTTTGAAACGCCATTGTGATGAGGTAGGGCGCAATTATGAGGACATTGAACGCACCGTCCTTACCTCTTTTAACGCCGGCGAAGGGGGTACGGATGTTGCCAGCGTGATTGAGAAATGCCGAGGCTTAGCCGCTATTGGTATTCAGCACGTCATTTTTTCCGGCGTCTCCAACGTCCACAACCTGACACCGTTGGAGTTGATCGGGCGCGAGATCATCCCGGCAGTTGCAGAATTTAGATAA